Proteins from one Oscillatoria nigro-viridis PCC 7112 genomic window:
- a CDS encoding FHA domain-containing protein has protein sequence MIKLTLLHPLQSIPVRSWIFEDEQVVRIGRSTENHVVLFSAVVSRRHIELRRSGITWELINLGTNGTYLDGKPIAKVPVVDGLIVHLARSGPKIQINVGPNQSSVQLGQISVKPREAKEIHAPSGGVHISTIPVPDHKEVGTSREEEELTEADNTRHYSEEEY, from the coding sequence GACCTTGCTACATCCACTCCAGTCTATACCCGTCCGCAGTTGGATCTTTGAAGACGAGCAGGTCGTGCGGATCGGGCGCTCGACCGAAAACCACGTCGTTCTTTTTAGCGCTGTGGTTTCTCGTCGCCACATCGAATTGCGGCGCAGCGGCATAACTTGGGAACTGATCAATTTAGGTACCAACGGCACTTACCTCGATGGTAAGCCGATCGCTAAGGTTCCCGTTGTGGACGGTCTGATCGTTCACTTGGCTCGCTCAGGTCCGAAAATTCAAATCAACGTAGGCCCGAATCAGTCCTCAGTCCAGTTAGGACAAATTAGCGTCAAGCCAAGGGAGGCTAAGGAAATTCACGCTCCCTCGGGCGGCGTGCACATTAGCACGATTCCTGTTCCCGACCACAAAGAAGTTGGCACTTCCAGGGAAGAGGAGGAGTTAACCGAGGCAGATAATACTCGCCATTATTCGGAAGAAGAATATTAA